One Solanum pennellii chromosome 10, SPENNV200 genomic region harbors:
- the LOC107001816 gene encoding transcription factor MYB54 has protein sequence MNSSVGSCYVQKMNFLVPCVEENPWRLHQMENKFKDEEEGLVDLIGIKDTNHNINGGTKLCARGHWRPHEDAKLKELVGQYGPQNWNLIAEKLEGRSGKSCRLRWFNQLDPRINRKAFSEEEEERLLSAHKMYGNKWSMIARLFPGRTDNAVKNHWHVIMARKHREQNSVYRRRKTSNLQQIIAPNNNNNNDDDNDVIIQSDSTISSNIVDDLQSDSTCTNLSLTPSSSKAIIHPFLMTRFNHHHVEHQGIIDPNKGLSRDEEEVKMGLYGNMSDTNSEISASESVANNMTNIVKIYEEDEDDIKTVNFIDFLGVGAT, from the exons ATGAATAGTAGTGTTGGTTCTTGTTATGTTCAAAAAATGAACTTTTTGGTCCCTTGTGTTGAAGAAAATCCTTGGAGATTACATCAAATGGAAAATAAGTTTAAGGATGAAGAAGAGGGATTAGTAGATTTAATTGGGATTAAGGATACTAATCATAATATTAATGGTGGTACAAAGTTATGTGCTAGAGGTCATTGGAGACCTCATGAAGATGCAAAGCTTAAAGAACTTGTTGGTCAATATGGTCCACAAAATTGGAATCTCATTGCTGAAAAACTTGAAGGAAGATCAG gaaaaagttGTAGATTGAGATGGTTTAATCAACTAGATCCAAGAATCAACAGAAAAGCATTctcagaagaagaagaggaaagaTTATTATCAGCACACAAGATGTATGGCAACAAATGGTCAATGATTGCAAGGCTATTCCCAGGGAGGACAGATAATGCAGTGAAGAATCATTGGCATGTTATAATGGCAAGAAAacatagagaacaaaatagtgtgtatagaagaagaaaaacatcaaatttGCAACAAATTATTGCTcctaataacaataataataatgatgatgataatgatgtgaTCATACAAAGTGATTCAACAATTTCTAGCAACATTGTTGATGATCTTCAAAGTGATTCAACTTGCACTAATCTTTCACTTACTCCATCTTCTTCTAAAGCAATAATTCATCCTTTTCTCATGACAAGATTTAATCATCATCATGTGGAGCATCAAGGAATCATTGATCCTAACAAAG GGTTGTCAAGAGATGAAGAAGAGGTGAAAATGGGGTTGTATGGAAATATGTCAGATACAAATTCAGAAATTTCAGCATCTGAGTCAGTAGCCAACAACATGACCAATATTGTCAAGAtttatgaagaagatgaagatgatatAAAAACTGTGAACTTCATTGATTTTCTTGGAGTTGGAGCCActtga
- the LOC107002630 gene encoding UBP1-associated protein 2B-like — translation MGTKRKSSSSTSRPQPEEPKPEIQPQSSSEEEEELEEVEYEEDPEESESDLDFGSDGEDEETKRYTIRKLLEPFSKDQIIQQFRTAASKDPSILSRLTSFADSDPTHRKIFVHGLGYDATSEQLLDAFKPYGKIEECKLITDKVTGRAKGYGFVVFETRVGAARALKEPQKKIGNRTTSCQLAALRPGTGQDSGGRKIYVGNVGQDVDGEKLRAFFAKFGEIEEGPSGIDSVSGKFKGFAIFVYKSVEGANKALEEPQKLFDGCQLFCKKFVENLNNAGSSNANQGVQQNEMSYGFGVTPGILSGASMNALPLLIGQNMGFGINPLLAPGFNPLFGGIGAGYGMNGISPIVIASFGSDPALQGLGPYQGLQMWQPSFGGSAAMATRTTPADDSSGAGGVTYPSSLGR, via the coding sequence ATGGGGACTAAGAGAAAATCATCATCTTCAACCTCAAGGCCCCAACCTGAAGAACCAAAACCTGAAATTCAACCTCAATCTTCatctgaagaagaagaagaattggaAGAAGTAGAGTATGAAGAAGATCCCGAAGAATCCGAATCCGATCTAGATTTCGGTTCCGACGGAGAAGATGAGGAGACTAAGCGATATACTATTAGAAAACTTCTTGAACCATTCAGTAAAGATCAAATAATCCAGCAATTCAGAACCGCAGCTTCAAAGGATCCATCAATTCTTTCTCGGCTCACATCTTTTGCCGATTCCGACCCGACCCACCGGAAAATCTTCGTTCATGGACTGGGGTATGATGCAACTTCAGAACAATTGCTCGACGCCTTTAAACCCTATGGAAAAATCGAGGAGTGTAAGCTGATTACTGATAAGGTTACAGGAAGAGCTAAAGGGTACGGGTTTGTGGTATTCGAAACACGGGTCGGGGCAGCAAGGGCTTTAAAGGAGCCCCAGAAGAAAATTGGGAATCGTACTACTTCTTGTCAGCTGGCTGCTTTGCGACCTGGGACTGGTCAAGATTCCGGTGGCCGGAAAATTTATGTTGGGAATGTCGGGCAGGATGTGGATGGTGAAAAGTTACGAGCTTTTTTCGCGAAATTTGGTGAAATTGAGGAAGGGCCATCAGGGATTGATAGTGTCAGTGGGAAGTTTAAGGGGTTTGCTATATTTGTGTATAAGTCTGTTGAAGGGGCTAATAAGGCGTTGGAGGAACCGCAGAAATTGTTTGATGGGTGTCAATTGTTTTGCAAGAAATTTGTGGAGAATTTGAACAATGCTGGTAGTAGTAATGCAAATCAAGGTGTGCAGCAGAATGAAATGAGTTATGGTTTTGGCGTGACTCCCGGGATATTGAGTGGCGCGAGTATGAATGCTCTGCCTCTTTTGATAGGGCAAAACATGGGGTTTGGAATCAACCCGTTGCTTGCACCAGGATTTAATCCGTTGTTTGGAGGGATTGGTGCCGGTTATGGTATGAATGGCATTAGTCCGATTGTCATAGCTAGTTTTGGTTCAGACCCAGCATTGCAGGGATTAGGGCCTTATCAGGGTCTACAAATGTGGCAGCCTTCTTTTGGAGGGTCAGCAGCAATGGCAACAAGAACTACACCTGCAGATGATTCATCCGGGGCAGGAGGGGTGACCTATCCCTCGTCTCTGGGCCGCTAG
- the LOC107032413 gene encoding protein PHYTOCHROME KINASE SUBSTRATE 4, giving the protein MNSQTTVKTLTEHPLQYRTFVQNHVLNDASFSSYLKPEDHSPDDSEINVFDAKKYFSEGNESSPVAQKNVNDQCELPSGHRHSSVSSVDNAYGRNFRANSFRATPTASSEASWNSQTGLLANPPGAVSVSLKSINTNDKRSGSFNTRKWFFCRKCPCSGKKSVQVEEASSEPRTETGSEQHFPVKHSSKVVVEKSTNVSKKSSIEIQHRGVVVRSETNKIGTIQRRSSESESSTAISCQQRVLAPVRPFNEVPGGGFSFPILNNSGQSKSGIKPPSTRSSISPILEDPPRDSLEVFQPSSRKSIETDHHRCNNFPFPGSPMSRITATDDDVASDASSDLFEIESFSTSMANSSCPLYRQRNSLEEPGTPSVAATECYAPSEVSIDWSVTTAEGFDRTSVTNYSTISEIDTNTRFFGGGGGGDGGKWKGGGLLSCRHEKAVNVGPQPVKYGSPDGPPPQLPLKSTAGHVGSRANKPPLASSHSARLSLAFAA; this is encoded by the coding sequence atgaattccCAAACAACAGTTAAAACTTTAACAGAACATCCTCTTCAATACAGAACTTTTGTACAAAATCATGTACTAAACGATGCATCATTTTCTTCATATCTCAAACCAGAAGATCATAGTCCTGATGATTCCGAAATCAACGTGTTCGATGCGAAAAAATACTTCAGTGAAGGCAATGAATCATCTCCCGTTGCtcaaaaaaatgtaaatgatCAATGTGAATTACCATCAGGTCATCGACATTCGTCAGTTTCTTCCGTAGACAATGCCTACGGAAGAAACTTCCGAGCTAATTCCTTTCGTGCTACTCCAACTGCTTCGTCAGAAGCTAGTTGGAATAGCCAGACAGGATTATTAGCAAATCCTCCAGGTGCAGTATCAGTTTCATTGAAGAGTATTAATACGAATGACAAAAGAAGTGGTTCGTTTAATACTCGTAAATGGTTCTTCTGTCGAAAATGCCCTTGTTCTGGGAAGAAATCTGTGCAGGTCGAGGAAGCTAGCTCGGAGCCAAGAACAGAAACTGGCTCCGAGCAGCATTTCCCCGTCAAACACAGTAGTAAAGTTGTAGTTGAGAAATCAACTAACGTATCTAAGAAAAGTTCAATTGAAATTCAACACAGAGGAGTGGTGGTCAGGTCAGAGACTAATAAAATTGGAACGATTCAGAGAAGATCATCAGAATCAGAGAGTAGTACAGCTATTAGCTGTCAACAACGTGTACTGGCACCGGTTAGACCGTTTAACGAGGTGCCAGGTGGAGGATTTTCATTCCCAATTCTGAACAATTCAGGTCAATCCAAATCAGGAATCAAACCTCCATCAACAAGATCATCGATTTCCCCAATTTTAGAAGATCCACCTCGAGATTCACTCGAGGTATTTCAACCATCTTCTCGAAAATCAATCGAAACAGATCACCATCGATGCAATAATTTCCCCTTCCCAGGTAGTCCAATGTCTCGAATAACAGCAACAGATGACGACGTAGCAAGCGATGCAAGCTCCGATCTATTCGAAATCGAGAGCTTTTCGACTTCAATGGCGAATTCATCCTGTCCATTATATCGTCAACGAAATTCACTCGAAGAGCCTGGTACACCTAGTGTTGCAGCTACAGAGTGTTATGCACCAAGTGAAGTGAGTATTGACTGGAGTGTTACAACAGCTGAAGGTTTCGATCGAACTAGTGTAACTAATTATTCAACTATTTCAGAAATCGATACGAATACTCGATtttttggtggtggtggtggtggtgatggaGGGAAGTGGAAAGGGGGTGGGTTGTTGAGTTGTCGGCATGAAAAAGCGGTAAATGTTGGACCGCAGCCAGTTAAATATGGGTCGCCCGATGGGCCACCGCCGCAACTGCCGTTGAAATCAACGGCAGGACATGTGGGAAGTAGAGCTAATAAGCCACCTCTTGCAAGCTCTCATTCAGCACGATTGTCTCTTGCATTTGCAGCATGA